In a genomic window of Gigantopelta aegis isolate Gae_Host chromosome 9, Gae_host_genome, whole genome shotgun sequence:
- the LOC121381767 gene encoding myb/SANT-like DNA-binding domain-containing protein 4, producing the protein MKGEKRKANFDIREISLIVENVSENIGTIKSKLTNSVTNNLKKQVWQSITDQVNSVGVERRDRDDVKEKWRSMYTSAKKKFAEYKKSLTKTGGGPSSKELSPKTQKIVDLFLDDPSFSGLNGGMETAILINQGSSGCEVIDEHHSPEQTCTFSSWYEPTASTADTLAIDDRMQKLEMIRRLTPLETESLLVYHHIELGGKKEPTDWTRNVTWAPKTRRRFWNPKARSLATEP; encoded by the exons atgaaaggcGAAAAACGAAAAGCGAATTTCGATATTCGTGAAATATCACTTATTGTGGAAAATGTTTCCGAAAACATAGGCACTATAAAAAGTAAGTTAACAAATTCAGTGACAAACAACTTGAAGAAACAAGTGTGGCAGTCCATAACAGATCAAGTAAACTCGGTTGGCGTTGAACGCAGGGATAGGGATGACGTCAAAGAGAAATGGAGGAGTATGTACACGTCGGCGAAAAAGAAATTTGCCGAGTATAAAAAAAGTTTAACGAAGACGGGTGGTGGACCAAGTTCCAAAGAACTCAGTCCCAAAACACAGAAGATAgttgatttatttttggacGATCCGAGTTTCTCCGGGCTTAATGGTGGGATGGAGACTGCAATTCTGATAAACC AAGGATCATCAGGATGTGAAGTCATTGATGAACATCATTCACCGGAACAGACATGCACATTTTCATCTTGGTATGAACCAACag CTTCCACCGCGGACACTCTCGCGA TCGACGACCGGATGCAGAAGTTGGAAATGATCCGCCGCCTCACACCCCTGGAGACGGAAAGTCTACTGGTGTATCACCATATAGAGCTTGGCGGGAAAAAGGAGCCCACCGATTGGACGAGGAACGTCACGTGGGCGCCGAAAACCAGAAGACGATTCTGGAACCCGAAAGCCCGCTCTCTTGCTACTGAACCGTAA
- the LOC121381766 gene encoding piggyBac transposable element-derived protein 4-like: MHRAEIGCTAQRRSRLTPVVKPIAVLEYTRYMGGVDRSDQMSQYFSVLRKTKKWWKKLTLQLLAILGANTFILWQKFGRGGFSHHDFVLSIVKSLIESANTAPVPGAKRGRKAVGPVPVRLNPSAGHFPCSIKPQPGASNMKPLRRCTVHKESGERKETRYMCEVCMEPLCIEPCFKRFHTLQDYRLPAEE, encoded by the coding sequence ATGCATCGGGCTGAGATTGGATGCACAGCTCAGCGACGTAGTAGGTTGACACCGGTTGTCAAACCTATTGCAGTCCTCGAGTACACCAGGTACATGGGGGGTGTTGACAGATCTGATCAGATGTCACAGTACTTCAGTGTGCTGAGGAAAACAAAGAAGTGGTGGAAGAAACTGACTCTTCAACTTCTTGCCATATTGGGTGCTAACACATTCATATTGTGGCAGAAGTTTGGACGAGGCGGTTTCAGTCACCATGACTTTGTTCTATCCATTGTCAAGAGTCTGATCGAGTCTGCCAACACCGCACCTGTACCTGGTGCCAAGCGAGGGAGGAAGGCCGTTGGACCTGTTCCAGTCAGGCTGAATCCGTCTGCTGGTCACTTCCCCTGTAGTATCAAGCCTCAGCCTGGTGCATCAAACATGAAACCTCTTAGACGGTGTACAGTACACAAGGAGAGTGGTGAGCGAAAGGAGACGCGATATATGTGTGAGGTGTGTATGGAGCCCCTGTGTATTGAACCTTGTTTTAAGAGGTTTCACACGCTACAAGACTACAGACTTCCTGCTGAAGAGTAA